A genomic segment from Stappia indica encodes:
- a CDS encoding ABC transporter ATP-binding protein, with product MLEVEDLVMTYGGFRAVDGCSFSVREGTITGLIGPNGAGKTTTFNMVAGAIPPTSGRIRYLGRDVTDLSTDKRFHLGLVRTFQIPHEFHRLTALENLMMVPPRQSGEGLLANWLSPGRVRADEERVRARAVETLAFLELSHVADERAGNLSGGQKKLLELGRTMMTDAKLVLLDEPAAGVNRTLLRKLEEKIAILNRERGYTFVLIEHDMEMIEKLCDPVICMAEGRVLIQGDFAAVRSDPRVLEAYLGETVGDAA from the coding sequence ATGCTTGAGGTCGAGGACCTCGTGATGACCTATGGCGGCTTCCGCGCCGTCGACGGGTGCAGTTTCTCCGTGCGCGAGGGAACGATCACCGGCTTGATCGGACCCAACGGCGCCGGCAAGACGACGACGTTCAACATGGTGGCCGGCGCCATTCCGCCGACATCCGGGCGCATCCGCTATCTCGGGCGCGACGTCACCGATCTTTCCACCGACAAGCGGTTCCATCTCGGCCTGGTGCGCACCTTCCAGATCCCGCACGAATTTCACCGGCTGACGGCGCTGGAAAACCTGATGATGGTGCCGCCGCGCCAGTCGGGCGAGGGGCTTTTGGCCAACTGGCTGTCGCCGGGCCGGGTGCGCGCCGACGAGGAGCGCGTGCGTGCCCGCGCGGTCGAGACGCTCGCCTTCCTGGAGCTGTCCCACGTGGCGGACGAGCGCGCCGGCAACCTGTCGGGCGGCCAGAAGAAGCTGCTGGAGCTCGGCCGCACCATGATGACGGACGCCAAGCTGGTGCTGCTCGACGAGCCCGCCGCCGGCGTCAACCGCACGCTGCTGCGCAAGCTGGAGGAGAAGATCGCCATTCTCAACCGCGAGCGCGGCTACACCTTCGTCCTCATCGAGCACGACATGGAGATGATCGAGAAGCTCTGCGATCCGGTCATCTGCATGGCCGAGGGCCGCGTGCTGATCCAGGGCGACTTCGCCGCCGTGCGCTCCGACCCGCGGGTGCTCGAAGCCTATCTCGGCGAGACCGTGGGAGACGCCGCATGA
- the kynA gene encoding tryptophan 2,3-dioxygenase → MSGKGGEMDTGSPYASGPFDPAEDGAEMEFDGRMSYGDYLNLSRILTAQNPLSEAHDEMLFIIQHQTSELWMKLAIHELVAAKRRIAADDLQPAFKMLTRVSRIFEQLTGAWQVLRTMTPSEYTMFRGDLGQSSGFQSHQYRAIEFLAGNKNAAMMRPHAHVPRVHHWLDQIRRDTSIYDEALRLLARSGLPIDEAHLARDISQPYERNDSVRLAWLEVYRDPHRYWSLYDLAEKLVDFEDYFRRWRFNHVTTVERIIGFKRGTGGTSGVMYLRRMLEVVLFPELWEIRADM, encoded by the coding sequence ATGAGCGGCAAGGGGGGAGAGATGGACACGGGCAGCCCATACGCCAGCGGGCCTTTCGATCCGGCCGAGGACGGCGCCGAGATGGAATTCGACGGCCGCATGTCCTATGGCGACTATCTCAACCTCAGCCGCATCCTGACGGCGCAGAACCCGTTGTCCGAAGCCCATGACGAGATGCTGTTCATCATCCAGCATCAGACTTCGGAACTGTGGATGAAGCTCGCCATCCACGAGCTGGTCGCGGCCAAGAGGCGCATCGCCGCCGACGACCTGCAGCCGGCCTTCAAGATGCTGACGCGCGTGTCGCGGATCTTCGAGCAGCTGACCGGCGCCTGGCAGGTCCTGCGCACCATGACGCCCTCGGAATACACCATGTTCCGCGGCGATCTCGGCCAGTCCTCCGGCTTCCAGTCGCACCAGTATCGGGCCATCGAGTTTCTCGCCGGCAACAAGAACGCGGCGATGATGCGACCGCATGCCCATGTGCCGCGCGTGCATCACTGGCTCGACCAGATCCGCCGGGACACTAGCATCTACGACGAGGCGCTCCGCCTGCTTGCCCGCTCGGGCCTGCCGATCGACGAGGCGCATCTGGCCCGCGACATCTCGCAGCCCTATGAGCGCAACGACAGCGTCCGCCTCGCCTGGCTGGAGGTCTATCGCGACCCGCATCGCTACTGGTCGCTCTACGACCTCGCCGAGAAGCTGGTCGACTTCGAGGATTATTTCCGCCGCTGGCGCTTCAACCACGTCACCACGGTGGAGCGCATCATCGGCTTCAAGCGCGGCACCGGCGGCACCTCCGGCGTCATGTATCTGCGCCGCATGCTGGAAGTGGTGCTGTTTCCCGAATTGTGGGAGATCCGCGCCGACATGTGA
- the kynB gene encoding arylformamidase translates to MPTGLIDITPPLRPGAAVFPGDAPYRVERTFAIGPGCPVNVTSVSLSTHCGAHADAPLHYDADGAPIDALPLEDFIGPARVIDARGDGPLCLPGEIEGYLDGAPPRVLLRLAEALDPQVWPEGFRALSPETVELLASRGVRLVGVDVPSVDPDTSKDLPAHMAFRRHDMRILENLALAHVETGDYELIALPLKLEGLDAAPVRALLRRL, encoded by the coding sequence ATGCCGACGGGACTGATCGACATCACGCCGCCGCTGCGCCCTGGCGCTGCGGTGTTTCCGGGCGATGCGCCCTACCGGGTGGAGAGAACCTTCGCCATCGGCCCCGGCTGCCCGGTCAACGTCACCTCCGTTTCGCTCTCCACCCATTGCGGCGCCCATGCCGATGCGCCCTTGCATTACGATGCCGACGGCGCTCCCATCGACGCCCTGCCGCTGGAGGACTTCATCGGCCCCGCGCGGGTGATCGATGCGCGCGGGGACGGCCCGCTCTGCCTGCCGGGAGAGATCGAGGGATATCTGGACGGCGCGCCGCCGCGCGTGCTGCTGCGTCTTGCCGAGGCGCTCGATCCGCAGGTCTGGCCCGAGGGCTTTCGCGCGCTCAGCCCCGAGACGGTGGAGCTGCTCGCCTCCCGCGGCGTGCGCCTCGTCGGCGTCGATGTCCCGTCCGTCGATCCCGACACGTCGAAGGACCTGCCCGCCCATATGGCATTTCGGCGTCACGACATGCGGATTCTGGAGAATCTCGCCCTCGCCCACGTCGAAACCGGGGATTATGAGTTGATCGCCCTGCCATTGAAGCTAGAAGGGCTGGACGCGGCGCCGGTGCGCGCCCTGTTGCGGCGCCTTTAG